Proteins from one Silurus meridionalis isolate SWU-2019-XX chromosome 3, ASM1480568v1, whole genome shotgun sequence genomic window:
- the LOC124383240 gene encoding nectin-4-like isoform X2 — protein sequence MLKTNEPMTSATWQRRTKEMPQNYDFFIMTLDHNEHNYLGERVKFTGNFSGRLGSILLRNVSLQDEGIYTCILNIFPSGPYETELYLTVLVPPVVTVNVAVHPVAGDTDELLPTCTAANSKPAAEVSWNLGALRDSVEVQITHTVDSEGRYTVTSSLISKKSKDLKQENVHCLVSHPGLKEKLNCTLAIHYPPQVVYISPSGPTEFHCKADAHPKPTYFSWSRCLLVKEPLSSGDTNTLIIQPTPDSHGCYYCMASNQHGKSICFFNSMSITYSICKIYNSLDMVYIHSPSLSSGLLYFCHMKKTNIWISKLCRKTEVSVLILLI from the exons ATGTTGAAAACAAATGAGCCCATGACAAGTGCTACTTGGCAAAGACGAACAAAGGAAATGCCACAAAATTATGATTTCTTCATTATGACTTTAGATCACAATGAACATAATTATTTGGGGGAGAGGGTGAAATTCACAGGGAACTTCTCTGGACGTTTAGGCTCCATTCTTTTAAGAAATGTCAGTCTTCAAGATGAAGGCATCTACACCTGCATCTTAAACATCTTTCCAAGTGGACCGTATGAAACAGAACTTTATCTTACAGTATTAG ttcCTCCTGTTGTCACTGTGAATGTGGCGGTTCATCCTGTTGCTGGAGACACTGATGAGCTTTTGCCAACCTGCACTGCAGCCAATTCAAAGCCTGCAGCAGAAGTGTCATGGAATCTGGGTGCATTAAGAGACTCTGTGGAAGTACAAATTACCCACACTGTGGACTCTGAAGGAAGATACACTGTTACTAGCAGCCTGATTAGCAAGAAGTCCAAAGATCTAAAGCAGGAGAATGTTCACTGTTTGGTCTCACACCCTGGCCTGAAAGAGAAACTGAATTGCACGCTGGCCATTCACT ATCCTCCTCAGGTGGTTTACATTTCACCGAGTGGTCcaacagaatttcattgtaaaGCAGATGCCCATCCCAAACCGACGTATTTCTCTTGGAGCAG atGCCTTTTAGTGAAGGAGCCTCTTTCCAGCGGTGATACAAACACACTGATTATTCAGCCGACACCTGACAGTCATGGCTGTTACTACTGTATGGCATCTAACCAACATGGAAAAAGCATTTGTTTCTTTAATTCAA TGAGcatcacatacagtat ATGCAAAATCTACAACTCCCTGGATATGGTTTATATTCATAGTCCTTCTCTTTCCTCTgggctgctgtatttttgccATATGAAAAAGACAAACATATGGATTTCTAAACTTTGTAGAAAGACAGAGGTGAGTgtgctaattttattaatataa
- the LOC124383240 gene encoding nectin-4-like isoform X3 yields MLKTNEPMTSATWQRRTKEMPQNYDFFIMTLDHNEHNYLGERVKFTGNFSGRLGSILLRNVSLQDEGIYTCILNIFPSGPYETELYLTVLVPPVVTVNVAVHPVAGDTDELLPTCTAANSKPAAEVSWNLGALRDSVEVQITHTVDSEGRYTVTSSLISKKSKDLKQENVHCLVSHPGLKEKLNCTLAIHYPPQVVYISPSGPTEFHCKADAHPKPTYFSWSRCLLVKEPLSSGDTNTLIIQPTPDSHGCYYCMASNQHGKSICFFNSMSITYSICKIYNSLDMVYIHSPSLSSGLLYFCHMKKTNIWISKLCRKTELVMI; encoded by the exons ATGTTGAAAACAAATGAGCCCATGACAAGTGCTACTTGGCAAAGACGAACAAAGGAAATGCCACAAAATTATGATTTCTTCATTATGACTTTAGATCACAATGAACATAATTATTTGGGGGAGAGGGTGAAATTCACAGGGAACTTCTCTGGACGTTTAGGCTCCATTCTTTTAAGAAATGTCAGTCTTCAAGATGAAGGCATCTACACCTGCATCTTAAACATCTTTCCAAGTGGACCGTATGAAACAGAACTTTATCTTACAGTATTAG ttcCTCCTGTTGTCACTGTGAATGTGGCGGTTCATCCTGTTGCTGGAGACACTGATGAGCTTTTGCCAACCTGCACTGCAGCCAATTCAAAGCCTGCAGCAGAAGTGTCATGGAATCTGGGTGCATTAAGAGACTCTGTGGAAGTACAAATTACCCACACTGTGGACTCTGAAGGAAGATACACTGTTACTAGCAGCCTGATTAGCAAGAAGTCCAAAGATCTAAAGCAGGAGAATGTTCACTGTTTGGTCTCACACCCTGGCCTGAAAGAGAAACTGAATTGCACGCTGGCCATTCACT ATCCTCCTCAGGTGGTTTACATTTCACCGAGTGGTCcaacagaatttcattgtaaaGCAGATGCCCATCCCAAACCGACGTATTTCTCTTGGAGCAG atGCCTTTTAGTGAAGGAGCCTCTTTCCAGCGGTGATACAAACACACTGATTATTCAGCCGACACCTGACAGTCATGGCTGTTACTACTGTATGGCATCTAACCAACATGGAAAAAGCATTTGTTTCTTTAATTCAA TGAGcatcacatacagtat ATGCAAAATCTACAACTCCCTGGATATGGTTTATATTCATAGTCCTTCTCTTTCCTCTgggctgctgtatttttgccATATGAAAAAGACAAACATATGGATTTCTAAACTTTGTAGAAAGACAGAG
- the LOC124383240 gene encoding nectin-4-like isoform X4, which translates to MLKTNEPMTSATWQRRTKEMPQNYDFFIMTLDHNEHNYLGERVKFTGNFSGRLGSILLRNVSLQDEGIYTCILNIFPSGPYETELYLTVLVPPVVTVNVAVHPVAGDTDELLPTCTAANSKPAAEVSWNLGALRDSVEVQITHTVDSEGRYTVTSSLISKKSKDLKQENVHCLVSHPGLKEKLNCTLAIHYPPQVVYISPSGPTEFHCKADAHPKPTYFSWSRCLLVKEPLSSGDTNTLIIQPTPDSHGCYYCMASNQHGKSICFFNSNAKSTTPWIWFIFIVLLFPLGCCIFAI; encoded by the exons ATGTTGAAAACAAATGAGCCCATGACAAGTGCTACTTGGCAAAGACGAACAAAGGAAATGCCACAAAATTATGATTTCTTCATTATGACTTTAGATCACAATGAACATAATTATTTGGGGGAGAGGGTGAAATTCACAGGGAACTTCTCTGGACGTTTAGGCTCCATTCTTTTAAGAAATGTCAGTCTTCAAGATGAAGGCATCTACACCTGCATCTTAAACATCTTTCCAAGTGGACCGTATGAAACAGAACTTTATCTTACAGTATTAG ttcCTCCTGTTGTCACTGTGAATGTGGCGGTTCATCCTGTTGCTGGAGACACTGATGAGCTTTTGCCAACCTGCACTGCAGCCAATTCAAAGCCTGCAGCAGAAGTGTCATGGAATCTGGGTGCATTAAGAGACTCTGTGGAAGTACAAATTACCCACACTGTGGACTCTGAAGGAAGATACACTGTTACTAGCAGCCTGATTAGCAAGAAGTCCAAAGATCTAAAGCAGGAGAATGTTCACTGTTTGGTCTCACACCCTGGCCTGAAAGAGAAACTGAATTGCACGCTGGCCATTCACT ATCCTCCTCAGGTGGTTTACATTTCACCGAGTGGTCcaacagaatttcattgtaaaGCAGATGCCCATCCCAAACCGACGTATTTCTCTTGGAGCAG atGCCTTTTAGTGAAGGAGCCTCTTTCCAGCGGTGATACAAACACACTGATTATTCAGCCGACACCTGACAGTCATGGCTGTTACTACTGTATGGCATCTAACCAACATGGAAAAAGCATTTGTTTCTTTAATTCAA ATGCAAAATCTACAACTCCCTGGATATGGTTTATATTCATAGTCCTTCTCTTTCCTCTgggctgctgtatttttgccATATGA
- the LOC124383083 gene encoding uncharacterized protein LOC124383083 isoform X2: MLYLAVIGFLFFYADYINSYETYFPQQMNRTAVRGETVVFHCNGTMITEHIDTGWRKDGDIIFIYSPIVSRLVINYTSSRMQVDSQNSKILRISNVQLSDAGLYSCFPLKLQWKLTIEENLKEMLFFKVFPVTLVCVAVGLFIFCMVFSHRNWKMNGGSNPTETRYELVYTMTSPNNFAVGHNFES; this comes from the exons ATGCTGTATTTAGCAGTCATCgggtttctctttttttatgcaG ATTATATCAACTCTTATGAGACATATTTTCCACAGCAGATGAACAGAACTGCTGTTAGGGGGGAGACTGTTGTTTTTCACTGTAATGGAACTATGATTACTGAGCATATAGACACTGGATGGCGTAAAGATGGGGATATTATTTTTATCTACAGCCCAATTGTAAGCCGACTTGTGATCAACTACACATCAAGCAGGATGCAGGTTGACAGTCAAAATTCAAAAATACTACGAATATCTAATGTACAGCTTTCAGATGCAGGATTATACTCATGTTTTCCATTAAAGCTGCAATGGAAATTGACCATAGAAG AAAATCTCAAAGAAATGCTTTTCTTCAAAGTTTTCCCAGTAACActagtgtgtgttgcagtaggCCTCTTTATTTTCTGCATGGTGTTTTCTCACAG GAACTGGAAAATGAATGGAGGATCCAATCCAACAGAAACTAGATATGAACTT